The Antedon mediterranea chromosome 7, ecAntMedi1.1, whole genome shotgun sequence genome has a segment encoding these proteins:
- the LOC140054429 gene encoding uncharacterized protein produces the protein MGRFSGKSCRLICMMVMTSIFFIAEITTGYITDSMALVADSFHMLSDIVSLIVGFVAIKVSKLQTSRNTYGWVRAEIVGALVNGVFLVALCFTIFVEALQRFIEKEIEVQQPKLVLGVGTAGLVVNLLGLVLFSSHGHGHSHGGSGHSHGGHSHGGEGKNHSTKIESDVAYRGISDNNDVVVTLLNKENGAANGTTFKGDVTEQAVVDFEAQKCKSTFDEDQEEAIASGTQLNMRGVFLHVLGDALGSVVVIISALIIWLAEGEWRFYVDPAMSIFICIIILTTSIPLLKQSAMILMQSIPSHLDVQNIESSLEEKFPNIRLHEFHIWQLTTNLTIATAHIIVTGEIDEYMAMSETIKEFFHKRGIHSTTIQPEFVRDYADSSITNTDCVLKCKTDVCDKQRCCSLPKKSSVATIVSQETSSDVENQDEQVTDKV, from the exons ATGGGACGTTTCTCAGGAAAATCATGTCGTCTTATTTGTATGATGGTGATGacatcaatattttttatagcAGAGATAACGACGGGTTACATTACCGATTCAATGGCTCTTGTTGCCGATTCATTCCACATGCTTTCGGATATTGTTTCGTTAATAGTTGGTTTTGTGGCAATAAAG gttTCAAAACTTCAAACTTCCCGTAACACCTACGGATGGGTAAGGGCTGAAATCGTTGGGGCGCTTGTGAATGGCGTATTTCTGGTTGCTTTATGTTTCACGATATTCGTTGAAGCATTACAGCGTTTTATAGAGAAAGAAATTGAAGTTCAGCAGCCGAAACTTGTTCTTGGCGTTGGTACAGCAGGCCTTGTCGTTAATCTACTTGGACTCGTTTTGTTCAGTTCACATg GTCATGGACACAGTCATGGTGGCAGTGGACACAGCCATGGAGGACACAGCCATGGAGGAGAAGGAAAAAACCACTCGACCAAGATAGAATCTGATGTTGCTTATAGAGGAATTTCAGACAATAATGACGTAGTAGTAACGCTGTTAAACAAGGAAAATGGAGCAGCAAATGGTACAACCTTTAAAGGGGATGTTACAGAACAAGCTGTAGTTGATTTTGAGGCTCAGAAATGTAAGAGTACTTTTGACGAAGATCAAGAGGAAGCAATTG CATCTGGTACACAATTGAATATGCGAGGCGTCTTTTTGCACGTACTAGGTGATGCTCTTGGCTCTGTGGTCGTCATCATAAGTGCCTTAATCATCTGGTTAGCTGAAGGAGAATGGAGGTTTTACGTTGATCCAGCCATGAGCATTTTTATATGTATCATTATTTTAACCACTTCGATTCCATTAT TGAAACAATCAGCAATGATCCTTATGCAGTCCATTCCATCACATTTAGATGTTCAAAACATTGAGAGTTCTTTGGAAGAAAAG TTTCCAAATATACGGTTACACGAATTCCATATTTGGCAATTGACGACGAACTTGACTATAGCCACCGCTCATATTATAGTCACTGGTGAGATAGATGAATACATGGCTATGTCTGAGACTATTAAGGAGTTCTTTCACAAACGTGGCATCCACTCCACAACCATTCAACCTGAATTTGTT cgCGATTATGCCGACTCAAGCATAACCAACACCGACTGTGTTCTGAAATGCAAGACAGACGTGTGCGACAAACAGCGTTGTTGTAGTTTGCCAAAGAAAAGTAGTGTAGCCACTATTGTTAGTCAAGAAACTAGTTCTGATGTAGAGAACCAAGATGAACAAGTCACAGACAAAGTCTGA